TTAGTGCACGTTCAACATCAATATCGGTAGCTACTTCTGCTGCTTGAGCTAAAATTGTTACCTGATCAGGGCGAACTTCTAGTAATCCACCACTGACAGCAATTAGCTCTGTTTTACCATCTTTCTTGAGGCGAACGGCACCAATTTCCAATGGTGCAACTAATGGAATGTGTCCAGGTAAAATACCTAGCTCACCGCTTAGAGCTTTTGTGCTGACCATTTCCACATCTGATTCAAACACCGGGCCATTGGGAGTAACAACATTGACTTTAATCGTCTTCATTTTTTACCCTCCTGGCTCGTTTTAGATCTCTACGCCCATACGTTTTGCACTCTCTATTACGTCTTCAATTTTACCAACGAGACGGAATGCATCTTCTGGAAGGTGGTCGTATTTGCCTTCAAGAATCTCTTTGAAGCCTTTAACGGTTTCTTTAACTGGTACATATGAACCCGGCTGTCCAGTAAACTGTTCAGCAACGTGGAAGTTTTGTGATAAGAAGAATTGGATACGACGCGCACGGCCTACGACTAACTTATCATCATCAGATAATTCGTCCATACCGAGGATTGCGATGATATCCTGTAATTCTCTATAACGTTGTAATGTTTGTTGTACTTGGCGGGCAACTGAATAGTGCTCTTCCCCAACGATTTCAGGTGACAATGCACGAGAAGTCGAAGCAAGTGGATCCACAGCTGGGTAAATACCCATTTCAGAAAGCTTACGCTCAAGGTTAGTAGTTGCATCTAAGTGAGCAAATGTTGTTGCCGGAGCCGGGTCCGTATAGTCATCGGCTGGTACGTAAATTGCTTGGATAGATGTAACAGAACCTTTATTAGTAGAAGTAATACGTTCTTGTAATTTACCCATTTCAGTAGCAAGGGTTGGTTGGTAACCTACGGCAGAAGGCATACGGCCTAGTAGTGCTGAAACCTCAGAACCTGCTTGTGTGAAACGGAAGATGTTATCCATGAAGAAAAGAACGTCTTGTCCCTGTTCATCACGGAAAAATTCTGCCATTGTCAAACCAGTTAAAGCAACACGCATACGTGCTCCAGGTGGCTCGTTCATTTGGCCGAATACCATCGCTGTTTGCTTGATAACACCAGAATCAGTCATTTCGTGGTAAAGGTCGTTACCTTCACGGGTACGTTCACCAACACCGGCGAATACAGAGATACCGCTATGTTCTTGAGCAATATTATTGATTAATTCCTGAATTAAAACTGTTTTACCTACACCGGCACCACCAAATAGGCCGATTTTTCCACCTTTGATGTATGGTGCAAGAAGGTCTACAACTTTAATTCCTGTTTCAAGAATTTCTACTTCTGTTGAAAGCTGTTCAAATGTTGGAGCTTCACGGTGAATGGAATCACGGCGAATTCCTTCAGGCATTGTGCCATCAAGATCAATGACATCTCCCAATACATTGAAAACACGACCAAGTGTAACATCTCCAACTGGTACGGAGATGGGAGCACCTGTATCAGTAACTTCTAATCCACGAGTTAAACCATCTGTAGAAGCCATCGCAATCGTCCGAACTGTATCATCACCTAAATGAAGGGCTACTTCAAAAGTTAAGTTGATATCAACTTCTGACTCATTACGCGCTTTAGAATTTATTTTTAATGCGTTATAGATCTCTGGAAGATGACCGCTTTCAAACTTTACGTCAACAACCGGACCCATAACCTGAACAACGCGTCCTTTGTTCATCATGTTCCCTCCTTGCGTACTTATTACAATCAAAATGGGTTCGACGAATTCAATAATCCCCTTACCCTTTTTTAGCTAATCAGAATTTATTTCCATAAATTCTGCTAGCGCATAAGGGCAACTACGACTCTGTCATCGCCCTTAGGGGCTCGCCAATCGGCGAGTTTTCTTTTAAAAATTTTATAGGAGGACGCTAAATGCGCCCCTCACTTTATTCTAATGCTGCTGCTCCGCCAACGATTTCAGTAATTTCTTGCGTAATCGCTGCTTGACGAGCACGGTTGTAAATAAGGCTGTAAGAGTTTATTAACTCAGTCGCATTATCTGTTGCATTTTTCATGGCTGTCATACGAGCCGCACATTCACTTGCTTTACTATCTAAAAGTGCTCCATAAATTAAGCTTTCCGCATATTGCGGCAAAAGAACTTCTAATATTTCTTCTGCTGACGGTTCAAACTCATAAGACATCAATTTTGTAGAAGTACCGATATCTGTTAATGGTAGCAACTGCTGTCCTGTTACATCTTGTTGAATCGCACTGACGTAGTGTGTGTAGTATAAATGTAGTTCATCGAATGTTCCATCTGCAAACATACCAACTGTACTGCTCGCAATATCTTTAATATCAGCGAATACAGGTAGATCCGAAATGCCAACAATGTCCTGTACTACGTTCATGCCACGCTTGACGAAAAAGTCACGCCCGATTCTACCAATTGCAATGATGGCAAACTCGTCATTTGATTTATGTTTAGATTGGATCGTTTGAAAAACTCGACGCAAAACATTACTGTTATATGCACCTGCTAATCCACGGTCCGAGGTTATCACTAAATAACCAGTTTTTTTGACTGGACGGGCTTGTAACATTGGATGCGCAATCCCTTTGCTACCATGGGCAATCGAGGCTGTTACCTCTCTGATTTTTTCCATGTAAGGAACGAATGCCTTTGCACTCATAACTCCACGGCTCCATTTTGCAGAATAGACCATTTGCATTGCCTTTGTTATCTGGCTCGTCTTTTTAGTCGAATTTATTTTAGATTTAATATCGCGTAATGATGCCACAGGTTCTCACCACCCTTTTCAAAGAATATCCACTGATTGTCATATCCTTAAATTACTCGGAAACTGCGAACGTCTTTTTAAAGGCGTTGATTGCAGCAGCCATATCGTCGTCAGAAGGAAGCTCCTTTGTTGTACGAATATGGTCTAACAATTCTTTGCGGTTGTGGTCAAGCCACGTATGGTATTCGGATTCAAAACGATTGATATCAGTAACTGGAATATCATCAAGGAAACCGCGTGTTAATGCATAAAGAATTGCTACTTGCTTTTCTACTGCAAGTGGCTTATGAAGATCTTGTTTAAGAACTTCAACTGTACGCGCACCACGGCCTAGTTTTGCTTGTGTTGCTTTATCAAGGTCTGATCCAAACTGAGAAAACGCCTCTAATTCACGGTATGATGCAAGGTCTAAACGAAGTGTACCAGAAACCTTTTTCATCGCTTTAATTTGAGCGGATCCTCCTACACGGGATACGGAAAGACCAGCGTTGATCGCCGGACGAACACCGGAAAAGAATAGGTCAGATTGCAAGAAAATTTGTCCATCTGTAATGGAAATAACGTTAGTTGGAATATAAGCAGATACGTCTCCTGCTTGTGTTTCAATAAATGGTAATGCTGTAATTGAGCCAGCGCCTTTTGCATCACTTAATTTCGCTGCGCGCTCGAGCAAACGGGAGTGCAAGTAGAATACATCCCCTGGATATGCTTCACGACCTGGAGGACGGCGAAGCAATAGGGAAAGTTCCCGATATGCTGCTGCTTGT
The Neobacillus sp. PS3-40 genome window above contains:
- the atpD gene encoding F0F1 ATP synthase subunit beta; amino-acid sequence: MNKGRVVQVMGPVVDVKFESGHLPEIYNALKINSKARNESEVDINLTFEVALHLGDDTVRTIAMASTDGLTRGLEVTDTGAPISVPVGDVTLGRVFNVLGDVIDLDGTMPEGIRRDSIHREAPTFEQLSTEVEILETGIKVVDLLAPYIKGGKIGLFGGAGVGKTVLIQELINNIAQEHSGISVFAGVGERTREGNDLYHEMTDSGVIKQTAMVFGQMNEPPGARMRVALTGLTMAEFFRDEQGQDVLFFMDNIFRFTQAGSEVSALLGRMPSAVGYQPTLATEMGKLQERITSTNKGSVTSIQAIYVPADDYTDPAPATTFAHLDATTNLERKLSEMGIYPAVDPLASTSRALSPEIVGEEHYSVARQVQQTLQRYRELQDIIAILGMDELSDDDKLVVGRARRIQFFLSQNFHVAEQFTGQPGSYVPVKETVKGFKEILEGKYDHLPEDAFRLVGKIEDVIESAKRMGVEI
- a CDS encoding F0F1 ATP synthase subunit epsilon is translated as MKTIKVNVVTPNGPVFESDVEMVSTKALSGELGILPGHIPLVAPLEIGAVRLKKDGKTELIAVSGGLLEVRPDQVTILAQAAEVATDIDVERALRAKERADQRLHEKSQEDTDFKRAQLALQRAINRLAVSERRM
- the atpG gene encoding ATP synthase F1 subunit gamma, whose translation is MASLRDIKSKINSTKKTSQITKAMQMVYSAKWSRGVMSAKAFVPYMEKIREVTASIAHGSKGIAHPMLQARPVKKTGYLVITSDRGLAGAYNSNVLRRVFQTIQSKHKSNDEFAIIAIGRIGRDFFVKRGMNVVQDIVGISDLPVFADIKDIASSTVGMFADGTFDELHLYYTHYVSAIQQDVTGQQLLPLTDIGTSTKLMSYEFEPSAEEILEVLLPQYAESLIYGALLDSKASECAARMTAMKNATDNATELINSYSLIYNRARQAAITQEITEIVGGAAALE